A window of Cellulomonas fimi contains these coding sequences:
- a CDS encoding cupin domain-containing protein: MRLVDVVRYPLDRFDSAGVLLEAVPPTTGATSVHVARLDAGGTIGRHRAVRRQVLGVVSGDVEVQTDDGPRVAAGPGTLVVWEPGEMHQTWAVTDAVLVIVETSGDLDLGEPFTDRTPD; encoded by the coding sequence ATGCGTCTCGTCGACGTCGTCCGCTACCCCCTCGACCGGTTCGACAGCGCCGGCGTGCTGCTCGAGGCCGTCCCGCCGACGACCGGTGCGACGAGCGTGCACGTCGCGCGGCTCGACGCGGGTGGCACGATCGGCCGGCACCGGGCGGTCCGGCGGCAGGTGCTGGGCGTCGTGTCGGGCGACGTCGAGGTGCAGACCGACGACGGGCCGCGGGTCGCGGCCGGTCCGGGCACCCTGGTCGTCTGGGAGCCGGGCGAGATGCACCAGACGTGGGCGGTCACCGACGCGGTCCTGGTGATCGTCGAGACGTCGGGCGACCTGGACCTCGGTGAACCCTTCACCGACCGCACCCCCGACTGA